A DNA window from Brassica napus cultivar Da-Ae chromosome C1, Da-Ae, whole genome shotgun sequence contains the following coding sequences:
- the LOC106346519 gene encoding HEAT repeat-containing protein 6-like isoform X1, with the protein MFTAASAGKWRTAFLSLRDEISTTPQPPVPRLLQDLIFSHSNSLLSAVSLLPPHELTSDCLFLLDLVSKADGPDWIPVSLHTCQLIHDVCARVLVQQNSSSWPLFLHSFACVLEFLLRQPMPSPRSTAYSSRVEPVIQCFETLRRLAALYQRNSSHPENIHLVKFVLRIIPFLHHDLVASYGCSNQEPTGKKLLSLWDAMALAFDMFGGAFSVSGSLFPNDVCQSTLEVLRKVMDVLASKGQLVEDRSMWRFYSCLLDCVHVVLTNIKCPVSDHVSSFIAALRMFFCFGLNGPPQFSHPDVVRKDKQLNVKLSPLRSGVSKNANDTPYRPPHLRKRDDLNSKLPESCDWRRLSAQDSASSDVILSDSDFSDSDGSIRDSYSAQSSKVRIAAIVCIQDLCQADSKSFTTQWMTLVPTNDVLKPRKLEATLMTCLLFDPHLKVRIASASALSTMMDGASSIFLQVAEYKESSKYGSFTPLSNSLGLVLMQLHTGILHLIHRDNHGRLLIQLFKFLLLLISSTPYSRMPGELLPKVIMSLHARITEGFSFKNDQTGLLVAAIGCLTAAFSTFPPQMNVHNMLLDETAAGFDGSERKSGVIFTLFRFAEQYSDASTCIEALQVLRAMALNYPTIVSACWERVSVLVYKLLQFAVVEDPAKTWKASVKEPVGYVGDKILTAAIKVLDGCLRAISGFKGNEDLHFDRIIDTPFTSDCIRSIRISSAPSYGFENPEIAQEQLSQAGCYQWSEAIRKHIVLVLHSGSAVVRSTVVTCFAGITSSVFVSFSQQEREFVTSSIINAALHDKSPSVRSAACRAIGVVSCFPETSLSIGIYEKFILAVEANTRDPLISVRVTASWALANVCEALRYRVNDTSFGVGSNTTSQVVDSLIECALRLTEDGDKVKANAVRALGSISKYVKLRCMTSNHDVLPSVHHHLSGAVDSTWLERTVQAFLSCVTTGNVKVQWNVCHALSNLFSNETVKLQDMDWAPSVFSILLLLLRDASNFKIRIQAAAALAVPVTPLAYGRSFPDVVKGVWHTLQNLNSDRETTPTNFKYKKSLENQLTSTMLHLLSLVSSGRCEALTDFLLKKASFLEEWLRGLCVTLKEEDNASGSGSTSTSGEKQKKELISRAIRSLARSLEAGHNPEMALKLQELDSNLN; encoded by the exons ATGTTCACGGCGGCGAGCGCGGGAAAGTGGCGGACAGCTTTTCTCTCTCTCAGGGACGAAATCTCAACCACTCCACAGCCACCTGTTCCTCGTTTGCTTCAGGATCTAATCTTCTCTCACTCCAATTCCCTGCTCTCTGCCGTCTCTCTCCTCCCACCCCACGAGCTCACTTCTGACTGCTTGTTCCTTCTCGATTTGGTTTCCAAAGCTGATGGTCCTGACTGGATCCCCGTCTCTCTTCATACTTGCCAGCTG ATACACGATGTTTGTGCTCGTGTACTTGTGCAACAAAACTCATCGTCATGGCCGCTCTTTCTTCACTCTTTTGCTTGTGTCTTGGAGTTTCTTCTGCGCCAACCAATGCCTTCGCCCCGTTCCACGGCATATTCCTCCAGAGTCGAACCTGTGATCCAATGTTTCGAGACTCTAAG ACGTTTGGCCGCTCTGTACCAGAGAAATAGCTCCCATCCGGAGAACATTCACCTTGTCAAGTTTGTCCTGCGCATTATTCCGTTCCTACACCATGATTTAGTTGCATCTTATGGTTGCTCAAATCAAGAACCTACCGGGAAAAAACTGCTAAGCTTATGGGATGCCATGGCTCTTGCCTTTGACATGTTTGGTGGAGCCTTTTCTGTCTCTGGGTCTTTGTTTCCTAATGACGTCTGTCAATCCACCCTGGAG GTTCTAAGGAAAGTAATGGACGTATTAGCATCCAAGGGGCAGCTTGTCGAAGACCGATCTATGTGGCG CTTCTATTCATGCCTTCTTGACTGTGTGCACGTGGTCCTTACAAATATCAAATGTCCGGTTTCTGATCAT GTCTCAAGTTTCATAGCGGCATTGAGAATGTTTTTCTGTTTTGGACTTAATGGCCCACCTCAGTTCTCTCATCCTGATGTTGTTCGCAAGGATAAGCAGTTAAATGTCAAGCTTTCCCCATTGAGATCTGGAGTAAGTAAGAACGCCAATGATACTCCTTATAGGCCACCCCACTTGCGCAAGAGGGATGATTTGAACTCTAAGCTTCCAGAGTCTTGCGACTGGCGGCGGCTGTCTGCTCAGGATTCTGCTAGTTCTGATGTTATATTATCAGATTCTGATTTTAGTGACAGTGACGGATCCATTAGGGATTCTTATAGCGCCCAAAGCTCTAAGGTCAGGATAGCTGCGATTGTTTGCATACAG GATCTTTGCCAAGCTGATTCAAAGTCATTTACCACTCAGTGGATGACCCTCGTGCCAACCAATGATGTACTGAAGCCAAG GAAGCTTGAAGCTACTCTTATGACCTGCTTGCTTTTTGATCCTCATTTGAAG GTAAGGATAGCATCTGCGTCAGCTCTTTCCACCATGATGGATGGGGCTTCATCTATTTTCCTTCAAGTAGCAGAGTACAAGGAATCCTCTAAGTATGGATCGTTCACGCCCCTCTCAAATTCCCTTGGTCTGGTATTAATGCAACTTCACACAG GCATTCTACATTTGATTCACCGTGATAATCATGGTAGATTGTTGATTCAGCTGTTCAAGTTTCTCTTGCTGCTGATATCGAGCACACC TTACTCGAGAATGCCAGGAGAATTGCTGCCAAAAGTTATAATGTCTCTGCACGCTAGGATTACTGAGGGGTTTTCCTTCAAAAATGATCAAACTGGTCTCCTG GTTGCCGCAATAGGTTGCCTGACAGCTGCATTCTCTACCTTTCCTCCTCAGATGAATGTACATAATATGCTTTTGGATGAGACAGCAGCAG GATTCGACGGAAGTGAAAGGAAGTCGGGagttatttttactttatttcgTTTTGCTGAGCAATATTCTGACGCATCGACATGCATTGAGGCTCTTCAG GTTCTCCGAGCTATGGCTCTCAATTACCCAACAATAGTGTCAGCGTGTTGGGAACGGGTCTCTGTCCTCGTGTATAAACTTTTGCagtttgctgttgttgaagatCCTGCAAAGACATGGAAGGCTTCAGTTAAAGAGCCTGTTGGATATGTTGGGGATAAAATTCTCACAGCTGCTATTAAG GTTCTAGATGGATGCCTTCGCGCAATATCTGGATTTAAGGGAAATGAGGATCTTCATTTTGATAGAATAATCGATACACCTTTTACATCTGACTGCATAAGGTCAATAAGAATTTCATCTGCACCATCATATGGATTTGAGAATCCTGAAATTGCTCAAGAGCAACTCTCTCAGGCAGGGTGTTACCAATGGTCTGAGGCTATTCGTAAACATATAGTTCTGGTGTTACACAGTGGTTCTGCGGTG GTGAGGAGCACTGTGGTCACTTGCTTTGCTGGTATTACGTCATCCGTATTTGTCTCTTTCAGTCAGCAGGAAAGGGAATTTGTTACTTCATCAATT ATAAACGCTGCATTGCATGACAAATCACCTTCAGTCAGATCAGCAGCCTGCCGAGCTATTGGTGTAGTTTCATGTTTTCCAGAAACTTCTTTAAG TATTGGGATATATGAAAAGTTTATCTTGGCTGTTGAAGCGAATACCCGCGATCCCTTGATTTCG GTGCGTGTAACAGCATCCTGGGCTTTGGCCAATGTATGTGAAGCTCTGCGTTACCGTGTCAATGATACGTCCTTTGGAG tAGGATCAAATACAACTTCACAAGTCGTGGACTCGCTCATAGAATGTGCTTTGCGCCTTACTGAGGATGGGGACAAG GTCAAAGCAAATGCAGTTCGAGCACTGGGGAGTATTTCTAAATATGTAAAATTGAGATGCATGACAAGTAACCACGATGTTTTACCTTCCGTCCATCACCATTTATCTGGCGCGGTAGATTCAACCTGGTTGGAGAGAACCGTGCAAGCATTTCTTTCCTGTGTTACTACTGGTAATGTTAAG GTTCAATGGAATGTTTGTCATGCGTTAAGCAATTTATTCTCCAATGAGACAGTGAAACTACAAGATATGGATTG GGCTCCAAGTGTTTTTAGCATTCTACTATTGCTGCTTCGTGATGCATCGAACTTTAAGATAAGAATACAAGCTGCTGCCGCTTTAGCTGTCCCTGTAACCCCACTTG CTTATGGGAGATCATTCCCTGATGTTGTCAAAGGTGTGTGGCATACGTTACAGAATCTCAATTCCGACAGAGAGACGACTCCaacaaatttcaaatataaGAAATCACTTGAGAATCAG TTAACCTCGACCATGCTGCATCTCCTTAGCTTAGTTTCAAGCGGTCGTTGTGAAGCGTTGACAGATTTTCTTCTAAAA AAAGCCTCTTTTCTAGAGGAGTGGTTAAGAGGATTGTGTGTGACACTGAAGGAGGAAGACAATGCGTCTGGATCAGGCAGCACGAGCACTTCTGGTGAGAAGCAGAAAAAAGAGTTGATCTCTAGAGCTATACGGTCACTTGCCAGAAGCCTAGAGGCTGGACATAACCCGGAAATGGCTCTAAAGTTGCAAGAGTTAGATAGCAACTTGAATTGA
- the LOC106346519 gene encoding HEAT repeat-containing protein 6-like isoform X2: MFTAASAGKWRTAFLSLRDEISTTPQPPVPRLLQDLIFSHSNSLLSAVSLLPPHELTSDCLFLLDLVSKADGPDWIPVSLHTCQLIHDVCARVLVQQNSSSWPLFLHSFACVLEFLLRQPMPSPRSTAYSSRVEPVIQCFETLRRLAALYQRNSSHPENIHLVKFVLRIIPFLHHDLVASYGCSNQEPTGKKLLSLWDAMALAFDMFGGAFSVSGSLFPNDVCQSTLEVLRKVMDVLASKGQLVEDRSMWRFYSCLLDCVHVVLTNIKCPVSDHVSSFIAALRMFFCFGLNGPPQFSHPDVVRKDKQLNVKLSPLRSGVSKNANDTPYRPPHLRKRDDLNSKLPESCDWRRLSAQDSASSDVILSDSDFSDSDGSIRDSYSAQSSKVRIAAIVCIQDLCQADSKSFTTQWMTLVPTNDVLKPRKLEATLMTCLLFDPHLKVRIASASALSTMMDGASSIFLQVAEYKESSKYGSFTPLSNSLGLVLMQLHTGILHLIHRDNHGRLLIQLFKFLLLLISSTPYSRMPGELLPKVIMSLHARITEGFSFKNDQTGLLVAAIGCLTAAFSTFPPQMNVHNMLLDETAAGFDGSERKSGVIFTLFRFAEQYSDASTCIEALQVLRAMALNYPTIVSACWERVSVLVYKLLQFAVVEDPAKTWKASVKEPVGYVGDKILTAAIKVLDGCLRAISGFKGNEDLHFDRIIDTPFTSDCIRSIRISSAPSYGFENPEIAQEQLSQAGCYQWSEAIRKHIVLVLHSGSAVVRSTVVTCFAGITSSVFVSFSQQEREFVTSSIINAALHDKSPSVRSAACRAIGVVSCFPETSLSIGIYEKFILAVEANTRDPLISVRVTASWALANVCEALRYRVNDTSFGGSNTTSQVVDSLIECALRLTEDGDKVKANAVRALGSISKYVKLRCMTSNHDVLPSVHHHLSGAVDSTWLERTVQAFLSCVTTGNVKVQWNVCHALSNLFSNETVKLQDMDWAPSVFSILLLLLRDASNFKIRIQAAAALAVPVTPLAYGRSFPDVVKGVWHTLQNLNSDRETTPTNFKYKKSLENQLTSTMLHLLSLVSSGRCEALTDFLLKKASFLEEWLRGLCVTLKEEDNASGSGSTSTSGEKQKKELISRAIRSLARSLEAGHNPEMALKLQELDSNLN; the protein is encoded by the exons ATGTTCACGGCGGCGAGCGCGGGAAAGTGGCGGACAGCTTTTCTCTCTCTCAGGGACGAAATCTCAACCACTCCACAGCCACCTGTTCCTCGTTTGCTTCAGGATCTAATCTTCTCTCACTCCAATTCCCTGCTCTCTGCCGTCTCTCTCCTCCCACCCCACGAGCTCACTTCTGACTGCTTGTTCCTTCTCGATTTGGTTTCCAAAGCTGATGGTCCTGACTGGATCCCCGTCTCTCTTCATACTTGCCAGCTG ATACACGATGTTTGTGCTCGTGTACTTGTGCAACAAAACTCATCGTCATGGCCGCTCTTTCTTCACTCTTTTGCTTGTGTCTTGGAGTTTCTTCTGCGCCAACCAATGCCTTCGCCCCGTTCCACGGCATATTCCTCCAGAGTCGAACCTGTGATCCAATGTTTCGAGACTCTAAG ACGTTTGGCCGCTCTGTACCAGAGAAATAGCTCCCATCCGGAGAACATTCACCTTGTCAAGTTTGTCCTGCGCATTATTCCGTTCCTACACCATGATTTAGTTGCATCTTATGGTTGCTCAAATCAAGAACCTACCGGGAAAAAACTGCTAAGCTTATGGGATGCCATGGCTCTTGCCTTTGACATGTTTGGTGGAGCCTTTTCTGTCTCTGGGTCTTTGTTTCCTAATGACGTCTGTCAATCCACCCTGGAG GTTCTAAGGAAAGTAATGGACGTATTAGCATCCAAGGGGCAGCTTGTCGAAGACCGATCTATGTGGCG CTTCTATTCATGCCTTCTTGACTGTGTGCACGTGGTCCTTACAAATATCAAATGTCCGGTTTCTGATCAT GTCTCAAGTTTCATAGCGGCATTGAGAATGTTTTTCTGTTTTGGACTTAATGGCCCACCTCAGTTCTCTCATCCTGATGTTGTTCGCAAGGATAAGCAGTTAAATGTCAAGCTTTCCCCATTGAGATCTGGAGTAAGTAAGAACGCCAATGATACTCCTTATAGGCCACCCCACTTGCGCAAGAGGGATGATTTGAACTCTAAGCTTCCAGAGTCTTGCGACTGGCGGCGGCTGTCTGCTCAGGATTCTGCTAGTTCTGATGTTATATTATCAGATTCTGATTTTAGTGACAGTGACGGATCCATTAGGGATTCTTATAGCGCCCAAAGCTCTAAGGTCAGGATAGCTGCGATTGTTTGCATACAG GATCTTTGCCAAGCTGATTCAAAGTCATTTACCACTCAGTGGATGACCCTCGTGCCAACCAATGATGTACTGAAGCCAAG GAAGCTTGAAGCTACTCTTATGACCTGCTTGCTTTTTGATCCTCATTTGAAG GTAAGGATAGCATCTGCGTCAGCTCTTTCCACCATGATGGATGGGGCTTCATCTATTTTCCTTCAAGTAGCAGAGTACAAGGAATCCTCTAAGTATGGATCGTTCACGCCCCTCTCAAATTCCCTTGGTCTGGTATTAATGCAACTTCACACAG GCATTCTACATTTGATTCACCGTGATAATCATGGTAGATTGTTGATTCAGCTGTTCAAGTTTCTCTTGCTGCTGATATCGAGCACACC TTACTCGAGAATGCCAGGAGAATTGCTGCCAAAAGTTATAATGTCTCTGCACGCTAGGATTACTGAGGGGTTTTCCTTCAAAAATGATCAAACTGGTCTCCTG GTTGCCGCAATAGGTTGCCTGACAGCTGCATTCTCTACCTTTCCTCCTCAGATGAATGTACATAATATGCTTTTGGATGAGACAGCAGCAG GATTCGACGGAAGTGAAAGGAAGTCGGGagttatttttactttatttcgTTTTGCTGAGCAATATTCTGACGCATCGACATGCATTGAGGCTCTTCAG GTTCTCCGAGCTATGGCTCTCAATTACCCAACAATAGTGTCAGCGTGTTGGGAACGGGTCTCTGTCCTCGTGTATAAACTTTTGCagtttgctgttgttgaagatCCTGCAAAGACATGGAAGGCTTCAGTTAAAGAGCCTGTTGGATATGTTGGGGATAAAATTCTCACAGCTGCTATTAAG GTTCTAGATGGATGCCTTCGCGCAATATCTGGATTTAAGGGAAATGAGGATCTTCATTTTGATAGAATAATCGATACACCTTTTACATCTGACTGCATAAGGTCAATAAGAATTTCATCTGCACCATCATATGGATTTGAGAATCCTGAAATTGCTCAAGAGCAACTCTCTCAGGCAGGGTGTTACCAATGGTCTGAGGCTATTCGTAAACATATAGTTCTGGTGTTACACAGTGGTTCTGCGGTG GTGAGGAGCACTGTGGTCACTTGCTTTGCTGGTATTACGTCATCCGTATTTGTCTCTTTCAGTCAGCAGGAAAGGGAATTTGTTACTTCATCAATT ATAAACGCTGCATTGCATGACAAATCACCTTCAGTCAGATCAGCAGCCTGCCGAGCTATTGGTGTAGTTTCATGTTTTCCAGAAACTTCTTTAAG TATTGGGATATATGAAAAGTTTATCTTGGCTGTTGAAGCGAATACCCGCGATCCCTTGATTTCG GTGCGTGTAACAGCATCCTGGGCTTTGGCCAATGTATGTGAAGCTCTGCGTTACCGTGTCAATGATACGTCCTTTGGAG GATCAAATACAACTTCACAAGTCGTGGACTCGCTCATAGAATGTGCTTTGCGCCTTACTGAGGATGGGGACAAG GTCAAAGCAAATGCAGTTCGAGCACTGGGGAGTATTTCTAAATATGTAAAATTGAGATGCATGACAAGTAACCACGATGTTTTACCTTCCGTCCATCACCATTTATCTGGCGCGGTAGATTCAACCTGGTTGGAGAGAACCGTGCAAGCATTTCTTTCCTGTGTTACTACTGGTAATGTTAAG GTTCAATGGAATGTTTGTCATGCGTTAAGCAATTTATTCTCCAATGAGACAGTGAAACTACAAGATATGGATTG GGCTCCAAGTGTTTTTAGCATTCTACTATTGCTGCTTCGTGATGCATCGAACTTTAAGATAAGAATACAAGCTGCTGCCGCTTTAGCTGTCCCTGTAACCCCACTTG CTTATGGGAGATCATTCCCTGATGTTGTCAAAGGTGTGTGGCATACGTTACAGAATCTCAATTCCGACAGAGAGACGACTCCaacaaatttcaaatataaGAAATCACTTGAGAATCAG TTAACCTCGACCATGCTGCATCTCCTTAGCTTAGTTTCAAGCGGTCGTTGTGAAGCGTTGACAGATTTTCTTCTAAAA AAAGCCTCTTTTCTAGAGGAGTGGTTAAGAGGATTGTGTGTGACACTGAAGGAGGAAGACAATGCGTCTGGATCAGGCAGCACGAGCACTTCTGGTGAGAAGCAGAAAAAAGAGTTGATCTCTAGAGCTATACGGTCACTTGCCAGAAGCCTAGAGGCTGGACATAACCCGGAAATGGCTCTAAAGTTGCAAGAGTTAGATAGCAACTTGAATTGA